One window from the genome of Dyella sp. A6 encodes:
- the dacB gene encoding D-alanyl-D-alanine carboxypeptidase/D-alanyl-D-alanine-endopeptidase — protein MATATPWRMDRQPGNWLSMAPLRDTRRMKQTPPTRPGAHLAALVLATFALLLPTGTFAQAPPAPAAHSIAALGGQIDAIIHQARFAGAAWGIKVVSLDSGDTLYSYRPDHLLLPASTAKLYTAALSLDTVGANYRIPTRLLGTGPIRQGTLEGPLVLYGMGDPSLGATDATADWADQLARQLIARGIRRIRGNLIADARYFTGPRLGPGWEASDLQNWYAAPASALTVDENTMTATVHPANRPGWPTRVTLDPADGVGTLRNTMHTGATHSPANINLYRAPNSPTLYAFGSAPAGSPVQHYRLAINDPLRFAGAQLQRALAQHGIKLLGHVRTLRWPQQDTDLLAHAQLLGEVLSPPLIDVLRSGLKRSQNLYLQNLLQIAGVRAQAAATSDPPPTTFMSSTDWGLHALQALLKRIGIAPSEALLEEGTGLSRQDLTTPAALVRLLQYLAAQPYADQLRNALPIAGVDGTLKWRMRDTPAAGNVHAKTGSMTYVDCLAGYVTTAGGEHLAFAIMLNHYHRPDSAPPAGRDIDAIAELLATLQGRS, from the coding sequence ATGGCGACTGCGACACCGTGGCGCATGGATCGCCAGCCCGGCAACTGGCTGAGCATGGCACCGCTGCGGGATACTCGTCGGATGAAGCAGACCCCGCCGACGCGCCCTGGCGCCCACCTCGCCGCCCTTGTCCTCGCCACGTTCGCCCTCCTTCTGCCCACTGGAACGTTCGCGCAGGCCCCGCCGGCACCGGCTGCGCATTCGATCGCCGCGCTGGGCGGGCAGATCGACGCGATCATCCACCAGGCGCGTTTCGCCGGTGCCGCCTGGGGCATCAAGGTAGTGTCGCTGGACAGCGGCGACACGCTGTACAGCTATCGTCCCGACCACCTGCTGCTGCCTGCGTCCACGGCGAAGCTATACACCGCCGCGCTGAGCCTCGACACGGTCGGCGCCAATTACCGCATTCCCACCCGCCTGCTGGGTACCGGACCGATCAGGCAAGGCACCCTGGAAGGACCGCTGGTGCTGTACGGCATGGGCGACCCGTCGCTCGGCGCAACCGATGCCACCGCCGACTGGGCCGACCAGCTTGCCCGTCAGCTGATCGCGCGCGGCATCCGTCGCATCCGCGGCAACCTGATCGCCGACGCCCGCTATTTCACCGGCCCGCGCCTCGGCCCTGGCTGGGAAGCCAGCGACCTGCAGAACTGGTACGCCGCGCCCGCCTCGGCACTCACGGTCGACGAAAACACCATGACGGCCACCGTGCATCCGGCGAACCGCCCCGGCTGGCCCACCCGCGTCACGCTCGACCCCGCGGACGGGGTGGGTACGCTGCGCAACACGATGCACACCGGTGCCACGCACTCGCCCGCGAACATCAATCTCTACCGCGCCCCGAACTCGCCCACGCTGTATGCCTTCGGCAGCGCGCCCGCGGGCTCGCCAGTGCAGCACTACCGGCTGGCCATCAACGATCCGCTGCGGTTTGCCGGCGCACAACTACAGCGGGCGCTCGCTCAGCACGGCATCAAGCTGTTAGGTCATGTACGCACGCTGCGCTGGCCGCAACAGGACACGGACTTGCTGGCACACGCACAACTGCTGGGCGAAGTGCTGTCGCCGCCGCTGATCGACGTGCTTCGCAGCGGCCTGAAACGCTCGCAGAACCTGTATCTGCAGAACCTGTTGCAGATCGCGGGCGTGCGCGCACAGGCTGCCGCCACATCGGACCCGCCGCCGACAACGTTTATGAGCAGCACCGACTGGGGCCTGCATGCGCTACAGGCGCTGCTCAAGCGGATCGGTATCGCACCGTCGGAAGCCCTGCTCGAAGAAGGTACGGGACTCTCGCGGCAGGACCTCACCACGCCGGCCGCGCTGGTGCGCCTGCTTCAATACCTGGCTGCGCAGCCGTATGCCGACCAACTACGCAATGCGCTGCCGATCGCCGGCGTCGACGGTACCCTGAAGTGGCGCATGCGTGATACGCCCGCCGCGGGCAATGTGCATGCAAAGACGGGCAGCATGACCTACGTGGACTGCCTGGCCGGCTATGTCACCACCGCCGGCGGAGAGCATCTGGCCTTCGCCATCATGCTCAACCACTACCACCGACCCGACAGTGCTCCGCCGGCCGGACGTGACATCGATGCCATCGCCGAACTGCTGGCGACCCTGCAGGGCCGGAGCTGA
- a CDS encoding peptidylprolyl isomerase gives MQIAPRTVASFHYTLTDDAGQVVDSSAGREPLPYMHGQGQIVPGLEKAMEGHQVGDKFNVDVAPAEGYGEHQPELIQAVPRSAFQGVDNIQPGMQFQGQGPQGVFNVTVTKVEDETVHIDGNHPLAGKTLHFAIEVVEVREATEEELSHGHVHGAGGHQH, from the coding sequence ATGCAGATCGCACCGCGCACCGTCGCCTCCTTCCATTACACCTTGACCGACGATGCCGGCCAGGTCGTCGACAGCTCCGCCGGGCGCGAGCCGCTGCCCTACATGCATGGCCAGGGGCAGATCGTGCCGGGCCTGGAAAAGGCGATGGAAGGCCACCAGGTCGGCGACAAGTTCAATGTCGATGTGGCGCCCGCCGAAGGCTATGGCGAGCACCAGCCGGAGCTGATCCAGGCCGTGCCGCGCAGCGCTTTCCAGGGCGTGGACAACATCCAGCCGGGCATGCAGTTCCAGGGCCAGGGGCCGCAGGGCGTCTTCAACGTCACCGTGACCAAGGTCGAGGACGAGACCGTGCACATCGACGGCAACCATCCGCTGGCCGGCAAGACGCTGCACTTCGCCATCGAGGTGGTCGAAGTGCGCGAGGCCACCGAAGAGGAACTGTCCCACGGCCACGTGCACGGTGCCGGCGGCCACCAGCACTGA
- a CDS encoding methionine ABC transporter ATP-binding protein, translated as MIRFLDVHKSYHVDGRDVPALAPFSLDIDDGEVFGIIGHSGAGKSTLLRMINLLERPSGGRVLVGDLDMTALDDTALRMQRQRIGMIFQHFNLLDSQTVADNVAFPLKLAGQHDTSTIRARVDELLARVGLSGHADKYPSQLSGGQKQRVGIARALANRPSILLCDEATSALDPQTTGDVLELLAEINRELRLTVVLITHEMDVVRRICDRVAVLDSGHMVELGAVADVFLHPQHPTTRRFVEEALPEESAAEQAPYAQVSGRILRLSFRGEATWTPSLSRVMRETGVDFNILAGRIDRIKHLPYGQLTLALEGANVDAALQALRGAGIEIEEMTR; from the coding sequence GTGATCCGTTTCCTCGACGTCCACAAGTCCTACCACGTCGATGGCCGTGACGTTCCGGCCCTCGCTCCCTTCAGCCTCGATATCGACGACGGCGAGGTGTTCGGCATCATCGGGCACTCGGGCGCCGGCAAATCTACCCTGCTGCGCATGATCAACCTGCTGGAACGGCCCAGCGGTGGCCGCGTGCTGGTCGGCGATCTGGATATGACCGCACTGGACGACACCGCACTGCGCATGCAGCGCCAGCGCATCGGCATGATCTTCCAGCACTTCAACCTGCTCGACTCGCAGACGGTAGCGGACAACGTGGCCTTCCCGCTGAAGCTCGCCGGCCAGCACGACACGTCCACGATCCGCGCACGCGTCGATGAACTGCTGGCACGGGTCGGCCTGAGCGGGCACGCCGACAAATACCCGTCGCAATTATCCGGCGGCCAGAAGCAGCGCGTCGGCATTGCCCGCGCCCTGGCCAACCGCCCGTCGATCCTGCTCTGCGACGAGGCGACCAGCGCGCTCGACCCGCAGACCACCGGCGACGTGCTGGAGCTGCTGGCCGAGATCAATCGCGAACTCAGGCTCACCGTCGTGCTGATCACCCACGAGATGGATGTGGTCCGCCGCATCTGCGACCGCGTAGCGGTGCTGGACAGCGGACACATGGTGGAACTGGGCGCGGTAGCCGACGTGTTCCTGCACCCGCAGCACCCGACCACACGGCGCTTCGTGGAAGAAGCGCTGCCCGAGGAAAGCGCCGCGGAACAGGCGCCGTATGCGCAGGTGAGCGGACGCATCCTGCGCCTGAGCTTCCGCGGCGAGGCCACGTGGACACCCTCGCTGAGCCGAGTCATGCGCGAAACCGGGGTGGATTTCAACATCCTTGCCGGCCGCATCGACCGTATCAAGCACCTGCCCTACGGCCAGCTCACACTGGCACTCGAAGGCGCCAACGTGGACGCCGCACTGCAGGCGCTGCGCGGTGCCGGCATCGAGATCGAGGAGATGACGCGATGA
- a CDS encoding methionine ABC transporter permease, which produces MTAAPLLHALFPNIDDWGEIGQGCVDTLLMLGGSLALTVLIGLPLGVLLYLTARGQLRAMPRLYGLTALIVNVLRSIPFIILMIVLMPVTYFLVGTRLGIRGAIPPLVIGAAPFFARLVETSLREVQPGVIEAAQAMGASTWQIVRRVLLPEARSGIAAAITVTAIALVGYTAMGGAIGAGGLGDLAYRYGYLSYKSDYMVVTVFLLIVLVQALQVIGERIVTRLSRH; this is translated from the coding sequence ATGACCGCCGCACCATTGCTGCACGCCCTGTTCCCCAACATCGACGACTGGGGCGAAATCGGCCAGGGCTGCGTCGACACCCTGCTCATGCTGGGCGGTTCGCTGGCGCTTACCGTGCTGATCGGCCTTCCGCTCGGGGTTCTGCTATACCTCACCGCACGCGGCCAGTTGCGCGCCATGCCGAGGCTTTATGGGCTCACCGCGCTGATCGTGAACGTGCTGCGCTCGATCCCCTTCATCATCCTGATGATCGTGCTGATGCCGGTCACCTATTTTCTCGTCGGCACCCGCCTCGGCATCCGCGGCGCGATTCCACCGTTGGTGATCGGCGCCGCGCCGTTCTTCGCCCGGCTGGTGGAGACCTCTCTGCGCGAGGTGCAGCCCGGCGTGATCGAGGCGGCACAAGCCATGGGTGCCAGCACCTGGCAGATCGTGCGACGCGTACTGCTGCCCGAGGCCCGCTCCGGTATCGCCGCCGCGATCACCGTAACCGCCATCGCACTGGTCGGCTACACCGCGATGGGTGGCGCGATCGGCGCCGGCGGTCTTGGCGATCTGGCCTATCGATATGGCTACCTGAGCTACAAGTCGGACTACATGGTGGTGACCGTATTCCTGCTGATCGTTCTGGTACAAGCGCTCCAGGTCATCGGCGAGCGTATCGTGACGAGGCTTTCCAGGCACTGA
- a CDS encoding glutathione peroxidase gives MTSVYDFSARDIDGNERPLAEWRGRTLLIVNVASKCGFTPQYEGLEALWREHRDRGVTVLGFPCDQFGHQEPGDEAEIRSFCSTRYDVSFPMFAKIEVNGEVAHPLYKWLKHEGKGILGSEAIKWNFTKFLIGPDGQVRKRYAPTDTPAKIARDLPAS, from the coding sequence ATGACCAGTGTCTACGATTTCAGCGCACGTGACATCGACGGAAACGAACGCCCGCTAGCCGAATGGCGTGGGCGCACCCTGCTTATCGTCAACGTGGCCTCGAAATGCGGTTTCACCCCGCAATACGAGGGACTGGAGGCGTTGTGGCGCGAGCATCGCGACCGCGGCGTCACCGTGCTGGGCTTTCCCTGCGACCAGTTCGGCCACCAGGAACCGGGTGACGAAGCGGAGATCCGCAGCTTCTGCAGCACCCGCTACGACGTCAGTTTTCCGATGTTTGCCAAGATCGAGGTGAACGGTGAGGTGGCGCATCCGCTCTACAAGTGGCTGAAGCACGAGGGCAAGGGCATCCTAGGCAGCGAGGCGATCAAGTGGAACTTCACCAAGTTCCTGATCGGCCCGGACGGACAGGTGCGCAAGCGTTACGCGCCGACCGATACGCCCGCGAAGATCGCCCGCGACCTGCCCGCAAGTTGA
- a CDS encoding rhomboid family intramembrane serine protease encodes MSLVLILILAGTCIVSFIAFNNRKVMDDLILWPPAVSRKREYYRLLTYGLVHADGTHLLFNMLTLYFFGRDMAPFYDGSIGSMFGFALFYLGGLLVSILPTYLKNRNNSNYHSLGASGAVSAVLFGYILLAPWSQIIVLVIPMPAIIYAVLYTAYSIYMDRRGRDSINHSAHLWGAAYGVVFTLLVNPQVLPHFLGELAQPHF; translated from the coding sequence ATGTCGCTTGTGTTGATCCTGATTCTCGCGGGCACCTGCATTGTCTCGTTCATCGCCTTCAACAACCGCAAGGTGATGGACGACCTGATCCTCTGGCCGCCGGCAGTGTCCCGCAAGCGCGAGTACTACCGCCTGCTGACCTACGGTCTGGTGCATGCGGACGGCACCCATCTGCTGTTCAACATGCTGACGCTGTACTTCTTCGGTCGTGACATGGCGCCGTTCTATGACGGGTCGATAGGCAGCATGTTCGGGTTCGCCCTGTTCTACCTCGGCGGCTTGCTGGTTTCGATACTGCCGACGTATCTCAAGAACCGGAATAACTCGAACTACCACAGCCTCGGTGCCTCGGGCGCCGTGTCGGCGGTATTGTTCGGTTACATCCTGCTGGCGCCCTGGTCGCAGATCATCGTGCTGGTGATTCCGATGCCGGCGATCATCTATGCCGTGCTGTATACGGCTTATTCCATCTACATGGATCGGCGCGGACGGGATAGCATCAATCACAGTGCACATCTGTGGGGCGCCGCTTACGGCGTGGTGTTCACCTTGCTGGTGAATCCGCAAGTGCTGCCGCATTTTCTCGGCGAACTGGCGCAGCCTCACTTCTGA
- a CDS encoding MetQ/NlpA family ABC transporter substrate-binding protein yields the protein MKLLLAAVVATLALLLLAGCASHDDEDPHTLTVAATAIPHAEILQQVKPILAKEGVKLKIKVFADYVQPNLLVAEKAIDLNYFQTRPYLDAFNREHGTHLVTIVGVHIEPFGAYSRKYKNIGQLPDGASVALPNDPSNEGRALLLLAHNGLITLKNPKDQLSSLQDIVANPKHLRFKELEAAMLPRTLDEVDLALINTNYALAAGLDPQKDALLIENKDSPYVNYLVGRPDEVNDPRVQKLAKALTSPAIKAFIEKKYHGAVLPAF from the coding sequence ATGAAACTGCTGCTTGCCGCCGTCGTCGCCACGCTGGCCCTGTTGCTGCTGGCCGGCTGCGCGTCGCATGACGACGAAGACCCGCACACGCTCACCGTGGCCGCCACCGCCATCCCGCATGCCGAGATCCTGCAGCAGGTCAAGCCGATCCTGGCGAAGGAAGGCGTGAAGCTGAAGATCAAGGTCTTCGCCGATTACGTTCAACCCAACCTGCTGGTTGCCGAAAAAGCCATCGATCTCAACTACTTCCAGACCCGCCCGTATCTGGATGCCTTCAACCGCGAGCACGGCACGCATCTGGTGACCATCGTGGGCGTGCACATCGAGCCGTTCGGCGCCTACTCGCGCAAATACAAGAACATCGGCCAGCTTCCCGATGGCGCCAGCGTGGCCTTGCCGAACGACCCGAGCAATGAGGGCCGTGCCCTGCTGCTGCTGGCCCACAACGGCCTGATCACGCTGAAGAACCCCAAGGACCAGCTGTCCTCGCTGCAGGACATCGTGGCGAACCCCAAGCACCTCCGGTTCAAGGAGCTGGAGGCCGCCATGCTTCCGCGCACCCTGGACGAAGTGGATCTGGCGCTGATCAACACCAACTACGCGCTGGCCGCCGGCCTCGATCCGCAGAAGGACGCGCTGCTGATCGAGAACAAGGATTCGCCGTACGTGAACTACCTGGTCGGCCGCCCCGATGAAGTTAACGATCCACGCGTGCAGAAACTGGCGAAGGCCTTGACCAGCCCGGCCATCAAGGCCTTCATCGAGAAGAAGTATCACGGCGCCGTGCTGCCGGCATTCTGA
- a CDS encoding cytochrome c: protein MPMRWTACLIALCLALPVHAADLKIDLGHGSTVYSTAQLLARPDARTVAIPHDVAYGRAMRYRAIPLRDLLPGIAPGDHLQFVAADGFIAEIPAAVLLNRQGAHPWLAVEDPAHAWPDMPHEDQSPAPLYLVWTHPEAAHISSEQWPYRLVEIRLTRSVDRRFPAIVPSPTLPAGSPVRRGFAVFKRTCFACHTLNGEGHATLGPDLNIPYNPTEYLHPDLLRAFIRNPQSLHRWPTAKMHGFPTQDDMSDADLNAVIAYLRYMAKHKVKH, encoded by the coding sequence ATGCCGATGCGCTGGACCGCCTGCCTGATCGCGCTATGCCTTGCCCTGCCCGTCCATGCCGCAGACCTGAAGATCGACCTCGGGCACGGCAGCACCGTCTACAGCACCGCCCAGCTGCTCGCCCGGCCCGACGCACGCACGGTCGCCATTCCGCACGATGTCGCCTACGGCCGCGCCATGCGCTACCGCGCGATCCCCCTGCGGGATCTGCTGCCCGGCATCGCCCCCGGTGACCACCTTCAATTCGTCGCCGCCGACGGCTTCATTGCGGAGATACCTGCCGCCGTTCTCCTGAATCGGCAGGGCGCCCACCCCTGGCTGGCCGTGGAGGACCCCGCGCATGCCTGGCCCGACATGCCCCACGAAGACCAGAGTCCGGCGCCGCTCTACCTGGTGTGGACACACCCCGAAGCCGCCCACATCAGCTCGGAGCAGTGGCCCTACCGGCTGGTCGAGATCCGCCTGACCCGCAGCGTCGACCGCCGCTTCCCGGCGATCGTGCCCAGCCCGACACTGCCCGCCGGCAGCCCGGTTCGGCGGGGATTCGCGGTATTCAAGCGCACCTGCTTCGCCTGCCACACGCTCAACGGCGAAGGCCACGCCACGCTGGGGCCGGATCTCAACATTCCGTACAACCCCACCGAATACCTGCACCCCGACCTGCTACGCGCTTTCATCCGCAATCCGCAGTCGCTGCACCGCTGGCCCACAGCCAAGATGCACGGATTCCCCACGCAGGACGACATGTCCGATGCCGACCTGAACGCGGTCATCGCGTATCTCAGGTACATGGCAAAGCACAAGGTGAAGCACTGA
- a CDS encoding MATE family efflux transporter, protein MATLLADWRHGPTHRHVWALATPMILSNLSVPLVTLVDSTVAGHLPHTSDLAAVAVGSAIYTLPVWCMGFLRMGTTGFAAQAHGSGSGTALRTILAQALLLAAVMGLLAGTLMWPVLPWLIAQMHPSAALGSLGLQYLHLRLFGLPAAMLNYALAGWFIGKHDTRSALYLLLVTNLVNIALNLLLVPGLKMGVPGIACASVGGVWCGSLFGLNRARGMLRNLGGRADWQAMRKWTHWRPLLLVNRDIFLRTLALVAVFFSMSLLGTRLGDAVVAANTLLLNGLMVTAFGLDGFANAIEALTGHAIGARDTASLHRALVVAGGWSLLGSLGFALFFTCFGHLFVDLQTSLPAVRRIAYRALPWLAILPLVGVWSYLLDGLFVGATRAREMRNGMLLSALLFGLLAWACRDWGNNGLWLAFVAFMAMRGASLGFMAWRLRHRGAWIASPATG, encoded by the coding sequence ATGGCAACCCTGCTGGCCGACTGGCGCCACGGCCCGACCCATCGACACGTCTGGGCACTGGCCACGCCGATGATCCTGTCCAACCTGTCTGTTCCGCTGGTGACGCTGGTGGACAGCACGGTGGCCGGCCACCTGCCGCACACCAGCGACCTTGCGGCCGTTGCGGTGGGCAGTGCCATCTACACCCTGCCGGTATGGTGCATGGGCTTCCTGCGCATGGGCACGACCGGCTTTGCCGCGCAGGCGCACGGCAGCGGCAGCGGAACGGCGCTGCGCACGATCCTGGCGCAGGCGCTGCTGCTGGCGGCAGTCATGGGCCTCTTAGCGGGCACGCTGATGTGGCCGGTACTGCCATGGTTAATCGCGCAGATGCACCCGTCCGCCGCCCTGGGCAGCCTGGGCCTGCAGTACCTGCACCTGCGGCTGTTCGGCCTGCCTGCGGCGATGCTGAACTATGCGCTGGCAGGCTGGTTCATCGGCAAGCACGACACACGTTCCGCACTGTATCTGCTGCTGGTGACCAACCTGGTCAACATCGCACTGAACCTGCTGCTGGTGCCGGGACTGAAGATGGGGGTGCCGGGCATCGCATGCGCATCGGTCGGCGGCGTGTGGTGTGGCTCCCTGTTCGGCCTGAACCGCGCGCGCGGCATGTTGCGCAACCTGGGCGGCCGGGCCGACTGGCAGGCGATGCGCAAGTGGACGCACTGGCGGCCGCTGCTGCTGGTCAACCGCGACATCTTCCTGCGCACGCTGGCGCTGGTTGCGGTGTTCTTCTCGATGTCACTGCTCGGCACGCGGCTGGGCGATGCCGTGGTCGCAGCGAACACGCTACTGCTGAACGGGCTGATGGTGACCGCCTTCGGGCTGGACGGCTTCGCCAACGCGATCGAGGCGCTGACCGGTCACGCCATCGGCGCCCGGGATACCGCCAGTCTGCACCGGGCACTGGTCGTGGCGGGCGGATGGTCCTTGCTGGGAAGCCTCGGCTTCGCGCTGTTCTTTACATGCTTCGGCCACCTGTTCGTGGATCTGCAGACCAGCCTGCCGGCCGTGCGCCGGATCGCCTACCGCGCCCTGCCCTGGCTGGCGATCCTTCCGCTGGTCGGCGTGTGGAGCTACCTGCTCGATGGCCTTTTCGTGGGCGCCACCCGCGCCCGCGAAATGCGCAACGGCATGCTGCTGTCGGCGCTGCTTTTCGGGCTGCTTGCATGGGCCTGCCGCGACTGGGGCAACAACGGGTTATGGCTCGCCTTCGTGGCCTTCATGGCCATGCGCGGGGCCAGCCTCGGTTTCATGGCATGGCGACTGCGACACCGTGGCGCATGGATCGCCAGCCCGGCAACTGGCTGA
- the pncB gene encoding nicotinate phosphoribosyltransferase — protein sequence MIIESLLDTDLYKFSMMQVVLHHYPAAQVEYRFKCRNPGIDLVPYIDEIRAELAALCELRFTAEELDYLREMRFIKSDFVDFLGLFKLNSKYVTIEPAAAGNGEIDIHVRGPWLHTILFEVPLLAIVNEVYFRNTQPGLDLAEGRRRLHEKVAMLHETPDFEHCHIADYGTRRRFSRDWHEEVLVALRDGLGRQLAGTSNVWFAKRLGMTPLGTLAHEYLQAHQALGPRLRDSMVAALETWAREYRGDLGIALSDVYGLEAFLRDFDMYFCKLFDGARHDSGDPFAWGERMIAHYRANRVDPRSKVLVFSDGLDIPKVMQLYEHFRGRCLLAFGVGTNLSNDVGPEPLNIVIKMVRCNGQPVAKLSDSPGKNMCDDEAYVTYLRQVFEIPASQG from the coding sequence ATGATCATCGAATCCCTGCTGGATACCGATCTCTACAAATTCTCGATGATGCAGGTGGTGCTGCACCATTACCCGGCCGCCCAGGTCGAGTACCGCTTCAAGTGCCGCAATCCGGGCATCGACCTGGTGCCCTATATCGATGAGATCCGGGCCGAACTGGCCGCGCTGTGCGAGCTGCGCTTCACCGCCGAGGAGCTGGACTATCTGCGCGAGATGCGCTTCATCAAGAGCGACTTTGTCGACTTTCTGGGCCTGTTCAAGCTCAACAGCAAGTACGTGACGATCGAGCCGGCCGCGGCCGGCAACGGCGAGATCGATATCCATGTCCGTGGGCCATGGCTGCATACCATTTTGTTCGAGGTCCCGCTGCTGGCGATCGTCAACGAGGTGTATTTCCGCAACACCCAGCCAGGACTGGACCTTGCCGAAGGACGCCGACGCCTGCACGAAAAGGTGGCGATGCTGCACGAGACGCCGGACTTCGAGCATTGCCACATCGCCGATTACGGCACGCGCCGGCGCTTCTCGCGCGACTGGCATGAAGAGGTGTTGGTCGCGCTGCGCGATGGCCTGGGCAGGCAGCTGGCCGGCACCAGCAACGTGTGGTTCGCCAAGCGCCTGGGCATGACTCCGCTGGGCACCCTGGCCCACGAGTATCTGCAGGCGCACCAGGCGCTGGGTCCACGCCTGCGCGACTCGATGGTGGCGGCGCTGGAAACCTGGGCCAGGGAGTACCGCGGCGATCTCGGCATCGCGCTGTCCGATGTGTATGGACTTGAGGCGTTCCTGCGCGACTTCGACATGTACTTCTGCAAGCTGTTCGACGGTGCCCGGCACGACTCGGGCGACCCGTTCGCCTGGGGCGAGCGGATGATCGCGCACTACCGTGCCAACCGCGTCGATCCCCGCAGCAAGGTGCTGGTCTTCAGCGATGGACTGGATATTCCCAAGGTGATGCAGCTATACGAACACTTCCGTGGTCGCTGTCTGCTGGCCTTCGGTGTCGGTACCAATCTCAGCAACGACGTGGGGCCGGAACCGCTCAACATCGTCATCAAGATGGTCCGCTGCAACGGGCAGCCGGTGGCCAAGCTCAGCGATTCGCCCGGCAAGAACATGTGCGACGACGAGGCCTACGTGACCTATCTGCGTCAGGTGTTCGAGATTCCCGCCTCGCAGGGCTGA
- a CDS encoding aminopeptidase, protein MCLLSACANLRYYAHVTHGEGELLLHRRSIAKVLRDPSTSPALAVRLRLAQQARRFAWQRLGLPHNRSYTYYVALDRPYVVWNVFATPRFSVQAVPQCFPFAGCVAYRGWFSEARAEADAARLRKRGDDVYVGGVPAYSTLGWFADPILSSMMEWDDDDLASTIFHELAHQLIYVKGDTAFNESFATFVQTEGLREWRAARGLPPDDGKARQMADGFTRLVLGLRDRLKALYASGVDEEAMAAGKHREIEAFRQRYKAWRHTHWPGDHRYDAWVARPINNARLLPFGLYDQWTPAFAVLFRASHGQWPAFYQRVRALAHERKAERDSTLQTLAETSHVHS, encoded by the coding sequence ATGTGCCTGCTGTCGGCCTGCGCGAATCTGCGTTACTACGCCCATGTGACGCATGGCGAGGGTGAGCTGCTGCTGCATCGCCGCAGCATCGCCAAGGTGTTGCGCGACCCTTCCACGTCACCCGCACTGGCGGTACGACTGCGCCTTGCCCAGCAGGCAAGGCGCTTCGCCTGGCAGCGGCTGGGCTTGCCGCATAACCGCAGCTATACCTATTACGTGGCCCTGGATCGCCCTTATGTGGTGTGGAACGTGTTCGCCACACCACGTTTCTCGGTCCAGGCCGTCCCGCAGTGTTTCCCGTTTGCCGGCTGCGTGGCGTATCGAGGCTGGTTCAGCGAAGCGAGGGCCGAGGCCGACGCTGCGCGGCTGCGCAAGCGCGGCGATGACGTCTACGTGGGCGGGGTGCCGGCGTACTCCACGCTGGGCTGGTTTGCCGATCCGATCCTGTCCAGCATGATGGAATGGGACGACGACGATCTGGCCAGCACCATCTTCCACGAGCTGGCGCACCAGCTGATCTACGTGAAGGGCGATACCGCATTCAATGAATCGTTCGCCACCTTCGTGCAGACCGAGGGGCTGCGCGAATGGCGTGCCGCGCGCGGCCTGCCTCCGGACGACGGCAAGGCTCGGCAGATGGCCGACGGTTTCACCCGGCTGGTACTGGGGCTGCGCGATCGTCTGAAGGCGTTGTATGCCAGTGGCGTGGACGAGGAGGCCATGGCAGCCGGCAAGCACCGCGAGATCGAAGCCTTCCGTCAGCGCTACAAGGCATGGCGCCACACGCATTGGCCGGGCGACCACCGCTATGACGCCTGGGTGGCGCGGCCGATCAACAATGCGCGCCTGTTGCCGTTCGGCCTGTATGACCAGTGGACGCCTGCCTTCGCGGTGTTGTTCCGGGCCAGCCATGGGCAGTGGCCGGCGTTCTACCAGCGGGTCCGGGCATTGGCCCATGAGCGCAAGGCAGAGCGTGATTCGACCCTCCAGACACTGGCGGAGACGTCACACGTACACTCCTGA